In Acidobacteriota bacterium, one genomic interval encodes:
- a CDS encoding NIPSNAP family protein gives MRTSRSVVALAVMFAAGYAAGQFTRVDAAAQAAPRVFEMRTYYTYPGKLGDLNTRFRDHTLRLFEKHGMTNVGYWVPQDEPAHGNTLVYVIAHASREQARKNWAAFGADPDWVKAKTASEVNGRIVEKVDSVFMDAIDYSPIK, from the coding sequence ATGCGCACGTCCCGTTCGGTGGTCGCGCTTGCCGTCATGTTCGCCGCCGGGTACGCGGCTGGCCAGTTCACGCGTGTCGACGCGGCCGCGCAGGCGGCGCCACGCGTGTTCGAGATGCGCACGTACTACACGTATCCCGGCAAGCTCGGCGATCTCAACACGCGTTTCCGCGATCACACCCTGCGCCTGTTCGAGAAGCACGGCATGACCAACGTCGGCTATTGGGTGCCGCAGGACGAACCGGCGCACGGCAACACGCTCGTGTACGTGATCGCGCACGCGAGTCGCGAGCAGGCCAGGAAGAACTGGGCGGCGTTCGGTGCCGACCCGGACTGGGTGAAGGCGAAGACGGCGTCGGAAGTCAACGGCAGGATCGTGGAGAAGGTCGACTCGGTGTTCATGGACGCCATCGACTACTCGCCGATCAAGTAG
- a CDS encoding class I SAM-dependent methyltransferase, which produces MSDSFRLRQLTKRAIRTWYWLWTRRLEVGAVDIARSDYKRTWQHLSERETDAVMYVASTTDRDELQRAATYTRALLERHVGLRQNDVVLEIGCGVGRVGAEIAPSVREWIGTDIAPNMLAHAARRLAHLGNVRFVELHDVGLSEIPDNSIDVVYCTVVFMHLYEWDRYKYVAEAFRVLKPGGRLYCDNIDIASSRGWTLFADAASYPPKERPCFLPMLSSADEFRTFATHAGFTDFDVTRFDDAWVALVGRKG; this is translated from the coding sequence ATGTCTGACTCATTTCGACTGCGCCAACTGACCAAGCGCGCGATCAGGACGTGGTACTGGCTCTGGACGCGTCGGCTCGAGGTCGGCGCCGTCGACATCGCGCGCTCGGACTACAAGCGGACGTGGCAGCACCTGTCCGAGCGCGAGACGGACGCCGTGATGTACGTGGCGTCGACGACCGATCGCGACGAGCTCCAGCGTGCGGCCACGTACACACGGGCGCTCCTCGAACGCCACGTCGGGCTCCGACAGAACGATGTCGTGCTGGAGATCGGCTGCGGCGTCGGCCGCGTGGGCGCAGAGATCGCGCCGAGCGTCAGGGAGTGGATCGGCACCGACATCGCGCCCAACATGCTCGCGCACGCCGCGCGCCGCCTGGCGCACCTCGGAAACGTCAGGTTCGTCGAGCTGCACGACGTGGGCCTGTCCGAGATACCCGACAACTCGATCGACGTCGTGTACTGCACCGTCGTCTTCATGCACCTCTACGAGTGGGACCGGTACAAATACGTCGCCGAAGCCTTCCGCGTCCTCAAGCCGGGTGGCCGCCTGTATTGCGACAACATCGACATCGCGTCGAGCCGGGGCTGGACGCTCTTTGCCGACGCGGCGTCGTATCCGCCGAAGGAGCGGCCGTGCTTCCTGCCGATGCTGTCGAGCGCCGACGAGTTCCGCACGTTCGCGACGCATGCCGGCTTCACCGACTTCGATGTCACCCGCTTCGACGACGCGTGGGTCGCGCTCGTCGGCCGGAAGGGGTGA
- a CDS encoding TonB-dependent receptor: MSSERSLAVARRWRAILCLLASILVTMPATALAQTMAATLFVEVRDQTGAWLPDVTLTLTDQQTALMREGTTSSSGLLVIPLLTAGTYTLQASREGFKTEIVRDIAVQAGVRGTVNVVMVPGSITEQVIVSADLTTLRAGSGTVGEVFDGETLVTVPVSERDVIQFTFHAPGVAPPSPGSRLSTQGNVGLNNSGSREAANDFRLDGVDNNDLFLNRLVVNPSLDAVREVSVHQSTYDAEHGRSAGAQVNVVIKSGTRTLRGSAYEYFRDEALDARPAFVPDGTGKPALGKHQFGGTVGGPFGRMPAFYFVNVEAIKAHEADTRLARVPTDAERAGDFSALGRPIVDPFTQQPFPGNVIPASRMSAAGLAAVGLYPRANTADHGSANFVSSPAGERNAIQFTVKTDVNAWQDKPFHLRYTFGREDRDLPFPARARNLPAFGTSVLDQGHNVAAGFNQAISSRVVNEVRIGVNALKRDSVPTNAGTDAFAALGIRGPSIGGVDLGYPALVVSGYETLGDDPNLPVLRSTRTIHLADTLTAQIGSHHVKTGGEFRHYQSDGLNHLFARGQITFAGAISGSPLADLLLGYPTLSLLGTNDNAQKLRTWSFNAFVQDDWRLSSRLTLNAGLRYEFNAPPVDADDRMRIFERATNRIVQVGTDGIPRSGIASDHNNIAPRVGFNYDITGRGTTLLQGGYGIFYNIGTLIETSALYFNPPYFGIGLYFPSQTRLLTLADPFPGQAVGTQPTYNSLDQSMRTAYAHQVSLGVEHALAKTTFDARYVGSFGRALVRKRNINQAVPGPGGAAARRPMPAYGDILMVESGASSDYHALQVGAVRRAGSRFTFRGAYTWSKSMDDQSAFLATDGNDNTPQDSRNIAAEWGLSDFDVRHRLVFSGSYLLPNMGSGVLGRGWQVAGVVALQSGRPFTPRVSYDNSNSGNTGGGTFAYDRPNEVTGTTPPAGATVVTYEGRSFVVAPQYTYGNAGRNILIGPGSATIDAVLSRRLALGGARNLELRFEVFNLLNRTNLHLPDSFVDRPTFGQSLSAYARRQVQLAARFTF; this comes from the coding sequence ATGTCGTCGGAACGTTCTCTCGCTGTCGCTCGCCGGTGGCGCGCGATCCTGTGCCTGCTGGCGTCCATCCTGGTGACGATGCCGGCCACGGCACTCGCGCAGACCATGGCCGCCACGCTGTTCGTCGAGGTGCGCGATCAGACGGGCGCCTGGCTGCCGGACGTCACGCTCACGCTCACCGACCAGCAGACGGCGCTCATGCGCGAGGGCACCACATCCTCGTCGGGGCTGCTGGTCATCCCGCTGCTCACCGCGGGCACGTATACGCTGCAGGCCAGCCGTGAAGGGTTCAAGACGGAGATCGTGCGCGACATCGCGGTGCAGGCCGGCGTGCGCGGCACCGTCAATGTCGTGATGGTGCCCGGGTCGATCACCGAACAGGTGATCGTGAGCGCCGACCTGACGACGCTGCGCGCGGGCAGCGGGACGGTGGGTGAAGTGTTCGACGGCGAGACGCTCGTCACGGTGCCCGTGTCCGAGCGCGACGTCATCCAGTTCACCTTCCACGCGCCGGGCGTGGCGCCGCCGTCGCCGGGGTCGCGCCTCTCGACGCAGGGCAACGTCGGCCTGAACAATAGCGGATCGCGCGAAGCCGCCAACGACTTCCGCCTCGACGGCGTCGACAACAACGACCTCTTCCTCAACCGCCTGGTGGTGAACCCGAGCCTCGACGCCGTGCGCGAGGTGTCGGTCCACCAGAGCACCTACGATGCCGAGCACGGGCGCAGCGCCGGCGCGCAGGTCAACGTCGTCATCAAGTCGGGCACGCGCACGCTGCGTGGGTCGGCCTACGAATACTTCCGCGACGAGGCGCTCGACGCGCGTCCGGCGTTCGTGCCCGACGGGACAGGGAAGCCAGCCCTCGGCAAGCACCAGTTCGGCGGTACCGTCGGCGGTCCGTTCGGGCGGATGCCGGCGTTCTACTTCGTCAACGTGGAAGCCATCAAGGCGCACGAAGCCGACACGCGGCTCGCCCGCGTGCCCACCGACGCGGAGCGCGCGGGCGACTTCAGTGCGCTGGGACGGCCGATCGTCGATCCGTTCACGCAGCAGCCGTTTCCCGGCAACGTGATTCCCGCGTCGCGCATGAGCGCCGCCGGGCTCGCCGCCGTCGGCCTGTATCCGCGCGCCAACACCGCCGATCACGGGTCGGCCAACTTCGTGTCGTCGCCGGCGGGGGAGCGCAACGCGATCCAGTTCACGGTGAAGACCGACGTGAACGCGTGGCAGGACAAGCCGTTCCACCTGCGATACACCTTCGGTCGCGAGGACCGCGACCTGCCGTTCCCGGCGCGCGCGCGCAACCTGCCCGCGTTCGGCACGTCGGTGCTCGATCAGGGCCACAACGTCGCCGCCGGATTCAATCAGGCAATCTCGAGCCGCGTGGTCAACGAGGTGCGCATCGGCGTGAACGCGCTGAAGCGCGACAGCGTGCCGACCAATGCCGGCACCGACGCGTTCGCCGCGCTCGGTATCAGGGGGCCGTCGATCGGTGGCGTCGACCTCGGCTATCCCGCGCTCGTCGTGAGCGGGTACGAGACGCTCGGCGACGATCCGAACCTGCCCGTGCTTCGCAGCACGCGCACCATTCACCTGGCCGACACGCTCACGGCGCAGATCGGCAGTCATCACGTCAAGACGGGCGGTGAGTTCAGGCACTACCAGTCGGATGGCCTGAACCACCTCTTCGCGCGCGGCCAGATCACGTTCGCCGGCGCGATCAGCGGATCACCGCTCGCCGATCTGCTGCTCGGCTATCCGACGCTGTCGCTGCTCGGCACCAACGACAACGCGCAGAAGCTGCGCACGTGGTCCTTCAACGCGTTCGTGCAGGACGACTGGCGCCTGTCGTCGCGCCTCACGCTCAACGCCGGCCTGCGCTACGAATTCAACGCGCCCCCGGTCGACGCCGACGACCGCATGCGGATCTTCGAACGGGCCACGAACCGGATCGTGCAGGTCGGCACGGACGGCATCCCGCGCTCGGGCATCGCGTCGGACCACAACAACATCGCGCCGCGCGTGGGCTTCAACTACGACATCACGGGCCGGGGGACCACGCTGCTCCAGGGCGGGTACGGCATCTTCTACAACATCGGCACGCTCATCGAGACGTCGGCGTTGTACTTCAACCCGCCGTACTTCGGCATCGGCCTGTACTTCCCGTCGCAGACGCGCCTGCTCACGCTCGCCGATCCGTTCCCGGGACAGGCCGTCGGCACGCAGCCCACGTACAACTCGCTCGATCAGTCGATGCGGACGGCGTACGCACACCAGGTCAGCCTCGGCGTCGAGCACGCGCTCGCGAAGACGACGTTCGATGCGCGGTATGTGGGATCGTTCGGACGCGCGCTGGTGCGCAAGCGCAACATCAACCAGGCCGTGCCCGGTCCTGGCGGCGCCGCCGCGCGACGTCCCATGCCCGCGTACGGCGACATCCTGATGGTCGAATCGGGCGCCTCGTCCGACTATCACGCGCTGCAGGTGGGCGCGGTACGTCGCGCGGGCAGTCGCTTCACGTTCCGCGGGGCGTACACGTGGTCCAAGTCGATGGACGATCAGTCGGCGTTCCTCGCCACCGACGGCAACGACAACACGCCGCAGGACAGCCGCAACATCGCCGCGGAATGGGGGCTCTCGGACTTCGACGTCCGCCATCGTCTCGTGTTCAGCGGGTCGTATCTGCTCCCGAACATGGGTAGTGGCGTGCTCGGCCGCGGCTGGCAGGTGGCCGGCGTCGTCGCGCTGCAGTCGGGGCGTCCGTTCACGCCGCGCGTGAGCTACGACAACAGCAACAGCGGCAACACCGGCGGCGGCACGTTCGCGTACGACAGGCCGAACGAGGTCACGGGCACGACACCTCCGGCCGGTGCCACAGTGGTCACCTACGAAGGCCGTTCCTTCGTCGTCGCGCCGCAGTACACGTACGGCAACGCGGGGCGCAACATCCTGATCGGCCCCGGATCCGCGACCATCGATGCGGTCCTGTCGCGCCGGCTGGCGCTCGGCGGTGCACGGAACCTCGAGCTGCGGTTCGAGGTGTTCAACCTGCTCAATCGCACAAACCTCCATCTGCCCGACAGCTTCGTGGATCGGCCCACGTTCGGGCAGTCGCTGTCGGCGTACGCGCGCCGGCAGGTGCAACTGGCCGCGCGGTTCACGTTCTGA
- a CDS encoding HEAT repeat domain-containing protein, translated as MPRLRFSQRAVGAMVVLLACAVGTRLTLDASRQPQGAAPGVAPAGTKLIVPPGFSVREVYPADKASSIVNVTFDAKGELVVAKEYGPIVRLRDTNGDGVYDTEQVITGAITNCQGLLFAGSDLLATCDGPEKPTIASLYRVPDRNGDGVGEAPILVARSTYAIGEHGAHALVFGPEGDVYWMIGNFGGTETSFAPLSPYQNFGEEQLLPVMGDARGHGNQVRAPAGFISRMKLSEIVASTGSAKSPAIEIVAGGFRNSYDTAFNLAGELFTFDSDMEWDINLPWYRPVRTLHLLPGGDYGFRYGSGPFPTVYPDTLPSLSELGRGSPVGITFYQGEAFPAEYRDALLIADWSRGRILAGRQQRAGASYTETISEFVMGTPLNVTDLEVGPDGSVIFALGGRRTRGGLYRVWHAEAAAARPAPHADPIVRALAQPQPRSAFGRAAIEQARKDAGPEWGSRLRAMVSDYEPAERRARAIELLQVHGDPLPVDKLVSLTRDGAEDVRATAALHLGLQHTAESRAALVSLLRDSDQLVQRRAIEALVRSGLHPAIAPPFDPVADVLPLLASPDRHVRYAARQLLRRVDRNGWRDAAMALPMPAAIDAQVVLAQTAGVSTDIPPMLDRQLALIKAGPKGADLIGLLRAMHLSIIHAGGVKHTARYTAIGSALLETFPTGTPQVDREIARTLAFFETPGAVPKIVTAMTAPGVHREDQLFFMYCLRAMKGGWEQPQRAAVVKWFLTAQDQRWRGGASFPGYMRDMWNEFLTVLPADERKTAEEEMDVYTPPVQLTSSGRPQQLGDNANRLSIQEMREYLMLDPMAYTGDATRGQRTFEKALCATCHKHGDMGEEYGPDLTYVAQRFGRSDLLDAILEPSKVISDQWTAFEFVLKNKKVVAGVIVSETADAVVVQPIGAPPITLAVRDIASRTAAKVSPMPEGLLNLLTLAEVSDLLAFLERAPGS; from the coding sequence ATGCCCAGACTTCGCTTCTCGCAACGCGCCGTTGGCGCGATGGTCGTCCTCCTCGCGTGCGCCGTCGGGACGCGCCTGACGCTCGATGCGTCGCGACAGCCCCAGGGCGCCGCACCGGGTGTCGCCCCTGCGGGCACGAAACTCATCGTCCCGCCCGGCTTCTCGGTCCGCGAGGTCTACCCGGCCGACAAGGCGAGTTCCATCGTCAACGTCACGTTCGACGCGAAAGGGGAGCTGGTCGTCGCCAAGGAGTACGGACCCATCGTGCGCCTGCGCGACACGAATGGCGACGGCGTGTACGACACCGAGCAGGTGATCACCGGCGCGATCACCAACTGCCAGGGCCTGCTGTTTGCGGGCTCCGATCTGCTCGCTACTTGCGACGGCCCGGAGAAGCCGACCATCGCGTCGCTCTATCGCGTACCCGATCGCAACGGCGACGGCGTGGGCGAGGCACCGATCCTCGTCGCGCGCAGCACGTATGCGATCGGCGAGCACGGCGCGCACGCGCTCGTCTTCGGCCCCGAGGGCGACGTGTACTGGATGATCGGCAACTTCGGCGGCACCGAGACGTCGTTCGCGCCGCTCTCGCCGTACCAGAACTTCGGCGAGGAGCAGTTGCTGCCGGTGATGGGCGACGCGCGCGGCCACGGCAACCAGGTGCGCGCGCCGGCGGGGTTCATCTCGCGGATGAAGCTCTCGGAGATCGTGGCGTCGACGGGATCCGCGAAGTCGCCCGCCATCGAGATCGTCGCCGGCGGGTTCCGCAATTCGTACGACACCGCGTTCAATCTCGCGGGAGAGCTCTTCACGTTCGACTCCGACATGGAGTGGGACATCAACCTCCCGTGGTATCGCCCCGTGCGCACGCTGCACCTGCTTCCCGGCGGCGACTACGGCTTCCGCTATGGTTCCGGACCGTTCCCCACCGTGTACCCCGACACGCTGCCGTCGCTCTCCGAGCTCGGACGCGGCTCTCCGGTGGGCATCACGTTCTACCAGGGGGAGGCGTTCCCGGCCGAGTACCGCGACGCGTTACTGATCGCTGACTGGTCGCGCGGCCGCATCCTCGCCGGACGACAGCAGCGCGCCGGTGCGAGCTACACCGAGACCATCAGCGAGTTCGTGATGGGGACGCCGCTCAACGTCACCGATCTCGAAGTCGGCCCCGACGGCTCGGTGATCTTCGCGCTCGGCGGACGACGGACGCGGGGCGGGTTGTATCGCGTGTGGCATGCGGAGGCCGCGGCGGCGCGGCCGGCACCGCACGCCGATCCCATCGTGCGCGCCCTTGCGCAGCCGCAGCCGCGGTCGGCGTTCGGACGCGCGGCCATCGAGCAGGCGCGCAAGGACGCGGGCCCGGAGTGGGGTTCCCGCCTGCGGGCCATGGTGTCCGACTACGAGCCTGCCGAGCGTCGGGCCAGGGCGATCGAACTCCTTCAGGTCCACGGCGATCCGCTGCCCGTCGACAAGCTCGTCTCGCTGACGCGCGACGGTGCCGAGGACGTGCGCGCCACCGCCGCGCTCCATCTCGGTCTCCAGCACACCGCTGAATCACGCGCGGCACTGGTGTCTCTGCTGCGCGACAGCGACCAGCTCGTGCAGCGCCGCGCGATCGAAGCGCTCGTGCGGTCGGGCCTGCATCCCGCGATCGCGCCGCCGTTCGATCCCGTCGCCGACGTGTTGCCCCTGCTCGCAAGCCCCGATCGTCACGTCCGCTACGCGGCTCGGCAGCTCCTGCGCCGCGTGGACCGCAATGGCTGGCGCGACGCCGCGATGGCGTTGCCGATGCCCGCGGCCATCGACGCGCAGGTGGTGCTCGCGCAGACGGCCGGCGTGTCGACGGACATCCCGCCGATGCTCGATCGCCAGCTCGCGCTCATCAAGGCCGGGCCGAAGGGCGCCGACCTCATCGGCCTGCTGCGCGCGATGCACTTGTCGATCATCCATGCGGGCGGCGTGAAGCACACGGCGCGCTACACCGCCATCGGCAGTGCGCTGCTCGAGACGTTCCCGACCGGCACGCCGCAGGTGGATCGCGAGATCGCGCGGACGCTCGCGTTCTTCGAGACGCCTGGCGCGGTGCCGAAGATCGTCACCGCGATGACGGCCCCCGGCGTCCATCGCGAGGACCAGTTGTTCTTCATGTACTGCCTGCGCGCGATGAAGGGCGGCTGGGAACAGCCGCAGCGCGCGGCGGTGGTGAAGTGGTTCCTCACGGCGCAGGACCAGCGGTGGCGCGGTGGCGCGAGCTTCCCCGGCTACATGCGCGACATGTGGAACGAGTTCCTCACGGTGCTGCCCGCAGACGAGCGCAAGACGGCAGAGGAAGAGATGGACGTGTACACGCCGCCGGTGCAACTGACCAGTTCCGGTCGTCCGCAGCAACTCGGCGACAACGCCAACCGCCTCTCGATCCAGGAGATGCGCGAATACCTCATGCTCGATCCGATGGCCTACACGGGCGACGCGACGCGCGGGCAGCGGACGTTCGAGAAGGCGCTGTGTGCGACGTGCCACAAGCACGGCGACATGGGCGAGGAATACGGACCCGATCTCACGTACGTGGCGCAGCGCTTCGGTCGCAGCGACCTGCTCGACGCGATCCTGGAACCGTCGAAGGTCATCTCCGACCAGTGGACGGCGTTCGAGTTCGTGCTGAAGAACAAGAAGGTTGTCGCGGGCGTGATAGTGTCGGAGACCGCTGATGCTGTCGTCGTGCAGCCCATCGGCGCCCCGCCGATCACCCTCGCTGTCAGGGACATCGCGTCTCGCACGGCGGCGAAAGTGTCGCCGATGCCCGAAGGCCTGCTCAACCTGCTGACGCTCGCGGAGGTGTCTGATCTCCTGGCCTTCCTCGAGCGGGCACCCGGAAGCTAG